One stretch of Gammaproteobacteria bacterium DNA includes these proteins:
- the recO gene encoding DNA repair protein RecO, which yields MTKFSRVTLQPAYVIHSRAYRDTSLIVTAMSPEHGRVALVARGAKSARSRNYALLQPFQPLLLSWSGQGELMNLTAVEPQGTAMALRGRALVCGLYLNEVIVRCVHEAEGQIELFSQYDSALRLLCGAATDLQLQGVLRVFEIQLLDNLGYGLSLTYDVSGATVATDACYDYQMDRGPVPHAEPEIAGVRVSGRTLQVLAQGSLLEEVDPVVFKEAKTLLRYALSRLLGDKPLMSRELLRSSL from the coding sequence ATGACGAAGTTCAGCCGAGTAACACTGCAGCCTGCCTATGTGATTCATTCTCGGGCTTATCGTGACACCAGTCTCATTGTTACCGCTATGAGTCCGGAACACGGCCGCGTAGCGTTGGTGGCAAGAGGTGCAAAATCCGCACGTTCGCGCAATTATGCTCTGTTGCAACCATTTCAACCCTTGCTGTTGAGTTGGTCCGGTCAAGGCGAGTTGATGAACCTGACCGCAGTGGAGCCTCAGGGCACCGCTATGGCGTTGCGTGGTCGAGCCTTGGTGTGTGGCTTGTATCTAAACGAGGTCATTGTACGTTGCGTACACGAAGCGGAGGGCCAAATTGAGTTATTCAGCCAATACGATTCGGCTCTACGCTTGCTCTGTGGGGCTGCTACAGATTTGCAATTGCAAGGGGTTCTGCGAGTATTTGAAATACAGTTATTGGATAACCTGGGGTACGGCTTGTCGTTAACATACGACGTATCCGGCGCTACCGTGGCAACTGATGCCTGCTACGATTATCAAATGGATCGCGGTCCGGTGCCTCATGCCGAGCCCGAGATAGCCGGAGTACGGGTTAGTGGAAGAACGCTGCAGGTACTGGCGCAGGGTTCATTGCTAGAAGAAGTAGACCCTGTTGTGTTTAAAGAGGCGAAGACTTTGCTGCGTTATGCCTTAAGTCGGTTGCTGGGGGATAAGCCATTGATGAGTAGAGAGCTGCTGCGCTCATCGTTGTAA
- the era gene encoding GTPase Era: protein MFKSGYVAIIGRPNVGKSTLLNTLLGQKISITAHKPQTTRHRIIGIKNQVEEQVVYVDTPGMHLGAKRAINRHMNRAADSALHDVDIIVLLLDRTKWTDEDQLVLDKLKKQKLPVIAVINKVDKLKSKDDLLPYLQQLTEKYPFHQIIPLSAKTAEGVQILETHIRQLLPSGPPLFPEDQITDRSERFIAAELVREKLLRRLGDEVPHYLTVEIEKFSFKESVRHISALIWVEREGQKAIVIGKKGEVLKKVGEAARKDMELLFDGKVFLQLWVKVKQGWSDNERALRSLGYHDDE, encoded by the coding sequence ATGTTTAAAAGCGGATATGTGGCGATCATAGGTCGCCCGAATGTAGGTAAATCAACTTTGCTCAACACTTTGTTGGGGCAAAAAATCAGCATCACAGCACACAAACCTCAGACCACCCGACATCGAATTATCGGTATAAAGAATCAGGTTGAAGAACAAGTGGTGTACGTGGATACACCCGGCATGCACCTGGGTGCCAAGCGTGCTATCAATCGGCACATGAACCGGGCGGCAGACAGCGCCCTGCATGACGTAGATATTATCGTTTTATTATTGGATCGCACCAAGTGGACGGATGAAGATCAGTTAGTGCTGGATAAATTGAAAAAACAAAAATTACCAGTCATTGCAGTCATCAATAAAGTGGATAAGTTAAAAAGCAAAGACGATTTGCTGCCATATTTGCAACAGCTGACAGAAAAATATCCGTTTCATCAAATTATCCCCTTGTCGGCCAAAACAGCAGAAGGCGTGCAGATTCTGGAAACTCACATACGTCAGTTGTTACCCTCCGGTCCGCCTTTATTTCCGGAAGATCAAATTACGGATCGTAGCGAACGTTTTATAGCGGCAGAATTGGTGCGGGAGAAGCTGCTACGCCGTTTGGGCGACGAAGTTCCACACTACCTGACGGTGGAGATAGAAAAATTCTCTTTCAAAGAATCGGTACGGCATATATCCGCCTTGATATGGGTGGAACGAGAGGGTCAAAAAGCCATCGTCATTGGTAAAAAAGGCGAGGTCCTTAAAAAAGTGGGTGAGGCGGCTCGAAAGGACATGGAATTACTGTTCGATGGTAAGGTGTTTTTGCAGTTGTGGGTAAAAGTAAAGCAAGGTTGGTCGGATAATGAAAGGGCCTTGCGAAGTTTGGGCTACCATGATGATGAGTAG
- the rnc gene encoding ribonuclease III, producing the protein MGVLDYQFKEPLWLEEALTHRSKQAGNNERLEYLGDSILGFLIAEHLYLRFTRATEGELSRSRSSLVKGETLAKLARKLDLGDYLQLGPGELKSGGFRRNSTLADAFEAVVGAVYMDGGMEAVRDFVQNHFQELLNSLSIDESLKDPKTQLQEYLQSRKMQLPLYSILSQEGSVHEQVFEVECFVETLSHRTSGAGSSRRKAEQVAAKQMLEFIHSHK; encoded by the coding sequence ATGGGAGTATTGGATTACCAGTTCAAAGAGCCACTTTGGTTGGAAGAAGCGCTGACCCATAGGAGTAAGCAGGCCGGCAATAATGAACGGTTGGAATATTTGGGGGATTCCATCTTGGGGTTTCTCATTGCCGAGCATTTGTATTTGCGCTTCACTCGTGCCACTGAAGGAGAGTTAAGCCGGAGCCGTTCCAGTTTGGTGAAAGGCGAAACTCTGGCGAAATTAGCGCGAAAATTGGACCTCGGTGATTATTTGCAACTCGGTCCAGGGGAATTGAAAAGCGGTGGTTTTCGGCGAAATTCCACTTTGGCGGATGCATTTGAGGCGGTTGTAGGCGCAGTCTATATGGACGGGGGCATGGAAGCGGTTCGAGACTTTGTTCAAAATCACTTTCAAGAGTTGTTAAATAGTCTTAGCATTGATGAGTCACTAAAAGATCCTAAAACCCAGTTACAAGAGTATTTGCAATCACGTAAAATGCAGTTGCCGCTTTATTCCATACTGTCCCAGGAAGGCAGCGTCCACGAACAGGTTTTTGAAGTGGAATGTTTTGTGGAAACCCTTTCCCATCGCACTAGCGGTGCGGGTTCCAGTCGTCGAAAAGCCGAGCAGGTGGCTGCAAAGCAAATGCTCGAGTTTATCCATTCTCATAAGTAG
- a CDS encoding DUF4845 domain-containing protein: protein MRNIKTQMGLTAISMAFLLVVGGFAVLVALRLIPVYLEDFNVKSHVAKLNANPGLAEMTDEEILSTLSKRLGVDNVKNVNLDEHVEIVRDGATTTVVVNYEVRRPLLGNVDAVVRFTTDEDAKVDGKESQ from the coding sequence ATGCGCAATATAAAAACTCAAATGGGCTTAACCGCTATATCCATGGCATTCCTCTTAGTGGTGGGAGGGTTCGCGGTATTGGTGGCGCTCCGCTTGATACCGGTTTACTTGGAAGATTTCAATGTGAAGTCCCATGTAGCCAAACTAAACGCCAATCCCGGACTGGCGGAAATGACGGATGAGGAAATTCTATCCACCTTGTCAAAGCGTCTCGGCGTGGATAATGTGAAGAACGTAAATTTGGACGAACACGTGGAAATCGTACGTGATGGCGCTACTACCACGGTTGTGGTGAATTATGAAGTACGTCGGCCTTTACTGGGTAACGTAGATGCAGTGGTGAGGTTTACCACCGATGAGGATGCAAAGGTTGACGGGAAAGAAAGTCAGTAG
- the lepB gene encoding signal peptidase I produces the protein MHLDFPAVMVLAVLITGIIWAIDAFVFAPKRRRRADSLQLNDSGPDETLDEARERVSKEPILVEYSRSLFPVILIVLVLRSFLVEPFRIPSGSMMPTLLAGDFILVNKFAYGIRLPVLDTKIIDVGSPQRGDVAVFRYPEDPSIDYIKRIIGLPGDRVEYRDKVVYINGEEMPQSGNTVYLGVGQGVAMSGAKMTTEQLDTLSHSVLINHHRPADDLTFTVPENSYFVLGDNRDNSKDSRYWGTVPEANLVGRAFMIWFNWDGAVDGYISWDRIGTSIQ, from the coding sequence ATGCACTTAGATTTTCCGGCCGTGATGGTTTTGGCTGTGTTGATTACCGGCATCATCTGGGCTATAGACGCTTTTGTGTTTGCTCCAAAGAGGCGTCGTCGCGCCGATAGTTTGCAGTTAAATGATTCCGGACCTGATGAAACTCTGGATGAAGCCAGAGAGCGGGTAAGCAAAGAACCGATTTTAGTGGAATATTCACGTTCCCTGTTTCCCGTTATTCTCATTGTTTTGGTACTAAGATCTTTTTTGGTGGAACCGTTTCGAATCCCGTCGGGTTCCATGATGCCAACCTTATTGGCGGGTGATTTTATTTTGGTGAATAAATTTGCCTACGGAATCCGGTTGCCCGTATTGGACACTAAAATAATAGACGTGGGTTCACCCCAGCGTGGGGATGTCGCTGTATTTCGGTATCCGGAGGATCCCTCAATTGACTACATAAAACGCATCATTGGGCTGCCCGGAGACCGAGTGGAGTACCGCGATAAAGTTGTGTATATCAATGGTGAGGAAATGCCGCAAAGCGGCAATACGGTTTATTTAGGCGTCGGGCAAGGTGTTGCCATGTCCGGAGCAAAAATGACCACAGAACAACTGGACACTTTGAGTCATAGTGTACTGATTAATCATCACAGGCCCGCGGATGATTTGACCTTCACGGTACCCGAAAATTCCTATTTTGTGTTGGGTGACAACCGCGACAACAGCAAGGACAGTCGTTACTGGGGTACAGTACCCGAGGCAAATTTGGTGGGACGTGCCTTTATGATCTGGTTTAATTGGGATGGGGCGGTCGATGGCTACATTTCCTGGGATCGAATTGGTACATCTATTCAGTAG
- the lepA gene encoding translation elongation factor 4 yields the protein MSYMQYIRNFSIIAHIDHGKSTIADRFIQMCGGLEAREMAEQVLDSMDLERERGITIKAQSVTLNYKAKDGNTYQLNFIDTPGHVDFSYEVSRSLAACEGALLVVDASQGVEAQSVANCYTATEQGLEVVPVLNKIDLPAADPERVKHEIEDIIGIEAADAVEVSAKTGIGVDNLLEQLVARIPPPKGNEDGPLQALIIDSWFDSYLGVISLVRVMHGCLRKGQKMKVMSTGNSHLVDKVGVFTPKRKDLPELRAGDVGYIISGIKDINGVPVGDTITAVDNPAQKPLPGFKPIKPQVFAGLFPISSEDYEDLRDALAKLRLNDAALFYEPETSQALGLGFRCGFLGMLHMEIIQERLEREYDMNLITTAPTVIYEVESTKGEVIYVDNPVKLPEPNYIREIREPIIVASILVPQEYLGNVIGLCEEKRGVQKKLLYLGNQISLDYELPMNEVVLDFFDRLKSVSRGYASLDYHFVRFSTADLVKLDILINGDRVDALAVIVHRSQAHYRGRELAEKMREIIPRQMFEVAIQAAIGSHIIARTNVKALRKNVTAKCYGGDMTRKRKLLEKQKAGKKRMKQLGSVEIPQEAFLAVLHVGKK from the coding sequence ATGTCCTATATGCAATATATTAGAAATTTCTCCATTATCGCTCACATAGATCATGGTAAGTCCACCATTGCGGACCGGTTTATCCAGATGTGTGGCGGCTTGGAAGCACGGGAAATGGCAGAACAGGTTCTGGATTCCATGGACCTGGAAAGGGAGCGGGGCATAACCATCAAAGCCCAAAGTGTCACACTTAACTACAAGGCCAAAGATGGCAACACTTATCAATTAAATTTTATCGACACCCCAGGACATGTGGATTTCTCCTATGAAGTGTCCCGCTCACTGGCGGCCTGTGAAGGTGCATTGTTGGTGGTGGATGCTTCTCAAGGCGTAGAGGCTCAAAGCGTGGCGAATTGTTATACCGCAACTGAGCAAGGCTTGGAAGTAGTACCGGTACTTAATAAAATTGACTTGCCGGCTGCCGACCCGGAACGGGTTAAACACGAAATCGAAGACATTATCGGTATCGAAGCCGCCGATGCCGTCGAGGTCAGTGCTAAAACCGGTATCGGCGTGGATAATCTGCTGGAACAATTGGTCGCACGGATTCCGCCGCCAAAGGGCAATGAGGATGGACCTTTGCAGGCGCTGATTATAGATTCATGGTTCGATAGTTACCTGGGTGTTATTTCCTTAGTCAGAGTGATGCATGGGTGTTTGCGCAAAGGTCAGAAAATGAAAGTGATGTCCACCGGTAATAGCCATTTGGTGGATAAAGTCGGTGTGTTTACGCCTAAGCGCAAAGACTTGCCGGAACTGCGCGCAGGTGACGTGGGATATATTATCTCCGGCATTAAAGATATTAACGGTGTTCCCGTAGGGGATACCATTACCGCAGTAGATAATCCCGCCCAAAAACCTCTACCGGGGTTTAAGCCCATTAAGCCGCAAGTATTTGCCGGTTTGTTTCCCATCAGTTCGGAAGACTATGAGGACTTGCGGGATGCTCTGGCGAAGCTACGCCTCAATGATGCGGCATTGTTCTATGAGCCGGAAACCTCCCAGGCCTTGGGTCTGGGGTTTCGTTGTGGCTTTTTGGGTATGTTGCATATGGAAATCATACAAGAACGCCTGGAGCGTGAGTATGATATGAATCTGATCACTACCGCACCTACGGTTATTTATGAAGTGGAATCTACCAAAGGTGAGGTTATCTATGTGGACAACCCGGTGAAACTACCGGAACCCAACTACATTCGTGAAATTCGCGAGCCAATTATCGTGGCCAGTATTCTTGTACCTCAAGAGTATTTGGGAAATGTGATTGGCTTGTGTGAAGAGAAACGTGGCGTTCAGAAAAAGCTACTGTATTTGGGCAATCAAATTTCCTTAGACTACGAATTGCCAATGAACGAAGTCGTATTGGACTTTTTTGATCGGCTTAAGTCGGTTAGTCGTGGCTATGCTTCCTTAGACTACCATTTTGTACGCTTTTCAACCGCCGATTTGGTTAAACTGGATATTCTTATCAACGGTGACAGAGTGGATGCGCTTGCCGTAATTGTTCACCGTTCCCAGGCGCACTATCGTGGGCGCGAATTGGCGGAAAAAATGCGGGAAATTATACCGCGGCAAATGTTCGAAGTGGCGATTCAGGCCGCTATTGGCTCGCACATTATTGCCAGAACCAACGTGAAAGCTCTGCGAAAAAACGTTACTGCAAAGTGTTATGGCGGTGATATGACCCGAAAACGCAAATTGCTGGAGAAGCAAAAAGCCGGCAAAAAAAGGATGAAACAATTGGGCTCTGTGGAAATTCCGCAGGAAGCATTTTTAGCGGTTTTACATGTGGGAAAAAAATGA
- a CDS encoding DegQ family serine endoprotease → MMKVLSFVVVCLLAIPAQARDLPDFTRLVEKYGAAVVNISTTQKIKHPPRTPKHKMPAPGEVPEGPFGDLFRHFFGEEGGPGGGDSDDFDSKSLGSGFIISEDGYVLTNYHVIKDANEVIVRLNDRRELEATLVGSDQRSDLAVLKVKAKNLPVVKIGDSDKLKVGEWVLAIGSPFGFDHSVTAGIVSAKGRSLPRENYVPFIQTDVAINPGNSGGPLFNLDGKVIGINSQIYSRTGGFMGLSFAIPINMVMNIVDQLKTSGHVARGWLGVLIQDVTRELAPSFGMDKPRGALIAKVLPNSPAEKYGFEVGDIVTKFNGRDIVRSSNLPPLVGLTPVGKNVDVEVLRKGKTKQLSIKIGELPDEDTKIAAAPQKPERLADNKLNVVVADLTAEERKRLEIKENGVIVKEIGNGPARKAGVRKGDVILMLQNKDIKNAKNFKEIAEDLPSGKSVPLLIQRRGDPEFLALKITEK, encoded by the coding sequence ATGATGAAAGTGTTGAGTTTTGTAGTTGTTTGCCTATTGGCGATACCGGCACAAGCCAGGGACTTACCGGATTTTACGCGTTTGGTAGAAAAATATGGAGCCGCTGTGGTTAACATCAGTACCACTCAGAAAATAAAGCATCCACCGCGTACACCCAAACACAAAATGCCTGCTCCTGGAGAAGTCCCCGAAGGCCCCTTTGGTGATCTTTTCCGACATTTCTTCGGTGAAGAAGGTGGTCCGGGTGGCGGGGATTCCGATGATTTCGATTCTAAATCTCTGGGCTCAGGATTTATTATCTCTGAAGACGGTTATGTGTTAACCAACTACCACGTTATCAAAGACGCCAATGAAGTGATTGTTCGTCTCAATGACCGTCGAGAGTTGGAGGCCACGTTGGTAGGGAGTGATCAGCGCAGCGATTTGGCGGTTTTGAAAGTGAAAGCAAAAAACCTGCCCGTGGTCAAAATCGGCGACTCGGATAAGTTAAAAGTGGGTGAATGGGTGCTGGCCATAGGTTCGCCTTTTGGTTTTGATCACTCAGTGACAGCCGGTATAGTCAGTGCCAAGGGCCGGAGTCTGCCCCGTGAAAACTATGTACCTTTTATCCAAACCGATGTTGCAATTAATCCGGGTAACTCGGGCGGCCCTTTGTTCAATTTGGATGGTAAGGTCATTGGTATTAATTCCCAAATCTACAGTCGCACCGGCGGTTTTATGGGGTTGTCTTTTGCTATACCCATTAACATGGTTATGAACATTGTGGATCAGTTGAAAACTTCCGGGCATGTGGCCCGGGGTTGGCTCGGTGTCCTGATTCAGGATGTTACTCGGGAATTAGCGCCATCCTTTGGTATGGATAAACCCAGGGGCGCCTTGATTGCCAAAGTGCTCCCCAATAGTCCGGCGGAAAAATATGGGTTTGAAGTGGGCGATATTGTGACAAAATTTAATGGCAGGGACATTGTGCGATCCTCAAATTTGCCCCCTTTGGTGGGTTTAACTCCGGTGGGTAAAAATGTCGATGTGGAAGTTTTGCGAAAGGGTAAGACAAAGCAACTAAGCATAAAAATTGGTGAGTTGCCTGATGAAGATACCAAGATAGCTGCGGCACCCCAAAAACCGGAACGTTTAGCGGATAATAAGCTCAACGTGGTGGTGGCCGATCTTACAGCAGAGGAGCGTAAGCGTTTGGAAATTAAGGAAAACGGGGTGATAGTTAAAGAGATTGGTAACGGTCCGGCCCGAAAAGCAGGCGTCCGTAAGGGGGATGTCATTTTGATGTTGCAGAACAAAGACATAAAGAATGCTAAAAATTTCAAAGAGATAGCAGAAGATTTACCAAGCGGTAAATCTGTGCCATTGCTGATCCAACGTCGTGGCGACCCGGAGTTTTTAGCTCTGAAAATTACAGAGAAGTAG
- a CDS encoding SoxR reducing system RseC family protein, whose product MIEQNATVVKLDRDLVWVQTEQKSVCGQCAVNKGCGTAIIGDYFQSRQKRLAVLKTLSVSEGDRVVIGLEEQALIKGSVAVYIVPLLVMFGFGLLGEVLQQQLLLQSELVTVILALLGLGLGAVWLRYFGFSIRLDRRYQPVLLRLVTDPLRVKSSVNG is encoded by the coding sequence ATGATCGAGCAAAATGCCACGGTGGTGAAATTGGATCGGGATCTGGTTTGGGTGCAAACCGAACAAAAAAGCGTTTGTGGTCAGTGTGCGGTAAACAAGGGATGTGGTACAGCCATTATAGGTGACTATTTTCAATCCCGGCAAAAGCGTTTGGCCGTATTGAAAACCCTATCGGTAAGTGAGGGGGACCGGGTTGTCATTGGTTTGGAAGAGCAGGCCTTAATCAAGGGTTCTGTGGCGGTTTACATCGTTCCCTTGCTGGTGATGTTTGGTTTTGGACTGTTAGGTGAGGTGTTGCAACAGCAATTGTTATTGCAGTCGGAACTCGTCACGGTCATTTTGGCGCTGCTCGGTTTGGGATTGGGTGCGGTGTGGTTAAGGTATTTCGGATTTTCTATCCGATTGGATAGGCGTTATCAGCCGGTTCTATTACGGTTGGTAACTGACCCGTTGCGGGTGAAAAGCTCTGTCAACGGATAG
- a CDS encoding MucB/RseB C-terminal domain-containing protein: MKLLFLFLAGFPAAWADQPDPVTYLNQMGEALKTLNYHGTLVYSHDGQLESMQLIHKKDKNGEYERLVHLSGAPREVIRKNDVVTSYLPDSRSVVVRQRRFNSHLFAKLSKNIGDFVGVYNILLGGTDRVAGRQTHIILIQPKDQYRYGYRLWVDQSSGLLLKSELTESGKPLEQMMFVNIEVLKNIPDTMLNPGVSGEAYTWHHNKKDDRAPSVNANWEVKQLPNGFMVTGHYIQQIQNSDQSAEHLVISDGLASISIYIEDIGAENQGYAGAFRKGAVNIYGSKYDNHQVTVVGEVPHETVKFIAGSLNHTQK, translated from the coding sequence GTGAAATTATTGTTTCTTTTCCTGGCGGGATTTCCTGCAGCATGGGCGGATCAACCCGATCCCGTGACATACTTAAATCAAATGGGAGAAGCTTTAAAGACCCTGAACTATCATGGAACCCTGGTGTATAGCCATGACGGTCAGTTGGAATCCATGCAGTTGATTCACAAGAAAGACAAAAATGGCGAATATGAGCGTTTGGTGCATTTAAGCGGTGCGCCCAGAGAAGTGATCCGAAAAAATGATGTGGTGACCAGTTATTTACCCGATAGCCGCTCAGTGGTAGTGCGTCAACGACGTTTCAACAGTCATCTATTTGCTAAATTGTCAAAAAACATCGGTGATTTTGTCGGGGTATATAATATTCTGCTTGGGGGTACGGATAGGGTTGCCGGACGCCAAACTCATATTATCCTGATTCAGCCCAAGGACCAATACCGCTATGGTTACCGTCTCTGGGTGGACCAAAGCAGTGGCTTATTGCTTAAATCAGAATTGACAGAATCCGGTAAACCGCTGGAGCAAATGATGTTTGTGAACATCGAAGTGTTAAAAAATATTCCCGATACTATGCTTAACCCGGGTGTATCCGGGGAGGCATACACTTGGCACCATAATAAAAAAGATGATCGAGCCCCCTCCGTGAACGCTAACTGGGAAGTGAAGCAGTTACCAAATGGATTTATGGTGACCGGACACTACATCCAACAAATTCAAAACAGTGATCAATCGGCGGAACATCTGGTTATCAGTGATGGGCTTGCGTCTATTTCCATCTATATAGAGGATATAGGTGCTGAAAACCAAGGATATGCAGGTGCTTTTAGAAAAGGTGCTGTCAATATCTACGGCTCAAAATATGATAATCACCAGGTGACCGTGGTGGGAGAAGTACCCCATGAAACGGTGAAATTTATTGCCGGTTCGCTTAACCACACACAAAAATGA
- a CDS encoding sigma-E factor negative regulatory protein — protein MTKTFEEQFSAFVDGELKDCDHLVDRLHADPELKQRWQRYHLISDAMRHNLPKTLNPDLYLSVSQQLESEPTVLAPRSLPNFVAPLMRKVSGIAIAASVAVATVVSVQMFTTDSTAPQVAEMPDSTEFVRLNPAPSTAATGALPMSPIPANATQYNPQLNKYLVDHNQTVTRSHIQGVMPYARIVVSPSSTQAK, from the coding sequence ATGACGAAGACATTTGAAGAACAGTTCTCAGCATTCGTGGATGGAGAACTAAAAGATTGTGACCATCTGGTGGATCGTTTACATGCGGACCCGGAACTGAAACAACGCTGGCAACGTTATCATCTGATCAGTGATGCTATGCGCCACAACTTACCCAAAACTCTCAACCCCGATTTATACCTCTCCGTCAGTCAGCAACTCGAATCCGAACCTACCGTTCTAGCCCCCAGAAGTTTACCGAATTTTGTAGCACCATTGATGCGGAAAGTTTCCGGAATTGCCATAGCGGCTTCCGTGGCGGTTGCCACTGTTGTGAGTGTACAAATGTTTACCACCGACAGTACGGCACCCCAAGTTGCCGAAATGCCTGATAGCACTGAGTTTGTCCGATTGAATCCCGCGCCGTCAACGGCGGCTACGGGAGCCCTTCCCATGAGTCCTATTCCGGCAAATGCCACCCAATATAATCCCCAGTTGAATAAATATCTGGTGGACCATAACCAAACCGTAACTCGCTCTCACATTCAGGGAGTGATGCCCTATGCGAGAATCGTAGTCAGTCCGAGCAGTACTCAGGCGAAATAA
- the rpoE gene encoding RNA polymerase sigma factor RpoE, whose amino-acid sequence MGERNTDQSLVDRVKKGDKSAFDLLVLKYQHKVVKLITRYVKDVVEAQDVSQEAFIKAYRALPNFRGDSAFYTWMYRIAINTAKNHLVAQGRRLPNVDIDVQDAEQFEGQSALKEQETPEGLLNRDEIESAILSTIDSLPEDLKTAITLREIDGMSYEEIAEAMECPVGTVRSRIFRAREAIDKILKPLLERD is encoded by the coding sequence ATGGGCGAACGGAATACAGATCAGTCGCTTGTCGATCGGGTGAAGAAAGGCGATAAATCAGCTTTTGACTTACTGGTACTGAAGTATCAGCACAAAGTTGTAAAATTGATAACCCGATATGTAAAAGACGTTGTCGAGGCACAGGATGTTTCCCAGGAAGCCTTCATTAAGGCTTACCGGGCATTACCAAACTTCCGGGGTGACAGCGCTTTTTACACCTGGATGTATCGCATAGCGATAAATACGGCTAAGAATCATTTGGTTGCGCAAGGCAGGCGGTTACCGAATGTGGATATCGATGTACAGGATGCTGAACAGTTTGAAGGGCAGTCTGCATTAAAAGAGCAGGAGACCCCTGAAGGTTTGTTGAACCGAGACGAAATTGAATCAGCGATATTGTCAACGATTGATAGTTTGCCGGAAGATTTGAAGACCGCTATCACCTTGCGTGAGATTGACGGCATGAGTTATGAAGAGATCGCAGAAGCGATGGAATGTCCGGTAGGCACAGTCCGTTCTCGGATATTCAGGGCACGGGAAGCCATAGACAAGATTCTGAAACCTTTATTAGAAAGAGACTGA